The window TGATAACCGGCAAGCTCATAAATACAGAACGCTGCGTTATGGCGCTCCAGCAGGCGGTTGACTTCCGGAGTCATCCAGCTCAGCTCGCGAAACTCAAACGCGTAACGGCGCTCACGCGGAAGAATTTCCAACAGACCTTCTAGCCGCTCAAGATTCAACTTCCACTTTGGCGGCAGCTGAAACAGAACAGGCCCGAGCTTTTTGCCCAGGTGCTCAGCGCGGGGAAGAATGTTATCGAGAGCATTTTCAGGATCTTTAAGTTTCTTATTGTGCGTGATGAAGCGGCTGGCCTTTACGGCAAAAATGAAATTCGTCGGCGTAGCGTCGCGCCATGATTCGAAAGCTTCGATCGAGGGCAGGCGATAGAAGCTGTTGTTCAGTTCTAAGGTGTCAAAGTTACGGACATAATAGTCGAGCATCTTTGATGCCGGCGTTTTTGGTGGATAAAACGTGCCCACCCAGTGCTTGTAGTGATAGCCGGAAGTGCCGATGCGAATGTTAGCGTTCATCGTGATTAATGCGATGAAGGCTGTGGGCGGGATGGTTGCAACCAGCATAGCATTCAGCACTCAGCAAAACCTTTTCACCGCAACGGGACGCAATGAACGCAAAGGAAAACCAGAATTCAGAAAAGAGATTCTCCTGTTTCTTCGCGTCCGTGGCGCCCTTTGCGGTAAATAGGTTTGGCTGAATGCTGACTGCTGAGTGCCGAACACTAATTAAAATCCGCGGTGCCCACTCGCAGTACAGTCCTTGTTTTTTTGCCGCGCTCCGTCTTGGCTTCTGCCGATGTCTGGTGCGCCCACGCGCCAAAGACTTTGTTGCCATAAGCGGTGATGGCGAGGTAGTCACCGAGGAAATCGCCTTCAGCGTTGAACCGATCAGGATCCCACGTGTAATTCTGGAAAGTCTTGCCGCTATCGGTAGATCGGGCCAGCGTGACCGTGGTTTCCTCATTGTCTGTGCGGCGGTCATAAAAAATGAGGTTTACAGCGCCGCTTTGCGGGTCAACAGCCATCCATTGAAAAAACTGATCATTGCCGTTATGGATAGGATCGGTGTTGACGCGCACAGGCGCGCTCCACGTTTTGCCATAGTCGGCCGACGACGCAACGAAAACATCGACGTCACCGTTAGAGTAGTCACTCCATGCGACGTAAAGTTTGCCGCCGTGTTTTCCGCCGCGCATATCCATGCCAATCTGGGGAAAGCCGTTGGAGCGCGAAACGCCGGTGATGCCGAAGTAGCCGGGACCTGCGGGAATGATGAGCCGGTCTTTGCTGAAACTTGCGCCGCCATCATGCGAGGTGGCCATCATAATGCCGTCACGCGCGTCCCAGATTGTATACAGCGCGCCATCGGGGCCAACTACGCCGTGAAAGCCTTCGAGCGCGCCGTTGTCATCGCGCGGCAAGCCGGGAACGCTGCTGATCTTGATGGGACTGGACCATGTGATGCCATCATCGGTGGAGCGGGAGAACATTAGCTCGCTGGCAGCAAGAGTGAAGTGCGTCCATCCTATATAAAGATTGCCTGCATGCGGTCCGGCGGTGTCTGCCACAATCCAGGGTTTGTCTTCAAAGGGAATGCCCGGAGTTGACTCGTGGGAAATCACGGTATGCGTGTCGTGCTCCCAGGTCTGGCCGCCATCGAGCGAGCGGCGGATGAAGATGCCGTTGCGTGTTGCGCCGCGCGCCCAATAGTTGGTGCTGCCGAGCTTGTCAAAAGCGATGTAACACAGAATAGCGTGGCCCGCGGCGTCATATGCCAGAGAAACGTCGCCGGAGACGCGATACATTCCGGGCGTGGTGCCTTCCGCCACCTTCCATGTTTGTCCGCCATCGCGGGAATACGCGGCGCTAGTGGGCACTTGCCACGCGACCACCGCCTGCTGCGGATCTTTTGGGTTCACGGCGATGGCGGGCTCGTTGAAATATCCGGGCGCAGGGGTTACAGCAGTCACGTGGGCGTGCGGCGCTTGCGGCAATTGCTGCGCCAACATACTGCCGGAGCAAAGAACCAACAACAGAATTGGGGTTTTCATAAGTTTAAAATCGCGACACATTCTAACCCATGCAATTTGCTGCTCACCTTGAATCGCATGGCCCGTCCTTAATACAGGATATAATCTGCCTTCACACTGATTGAGAATCTTCCAGAGGTGCAATTTCACATGCGTAAACTGCTCTCCTTTACCGCCGGACTGGCAATGCTGTTGTGCTTTTCTTTGATCGGATCAACGACCGGTTTAGCCGCCAATCCGGCCGAACCCGCTGCTCCAGCCCAGGACGGCACCATGCCTGCGCTTACGGCCATCGCCGGCCAGGGCATGATGAGCCAGGAAGCCTATGACGATCTGGAACAACTCTCTGACTACATTGGCGGTCGCGTGACGGGATCGCCTGAAGCTGGACAAGCCATTGAATGGGGCTTGCAGAAAATGCGCGCCATGGGACTTGAAAATGTTCGCGCGGAAAAATGGCAGATCTCGCGCGGCTGGACACGCGTTTCCGCCTCGGCAGAATTGGTTGTTCCTATCCATCGCCATCTCTCCATCGATTCCATGGGCTGGGTCGGGTCCACCAAACAAGGCGGAGAAGAAGCTGAAGTGGTGGCGGTAAATTCCAACCATCTTGAAGACGAGATGAAGAACAATTCCGCATCATGGGCCGGCAAGGTGCTGCTGATCGTGAAGAAAGGCGCTGCGCCCACGCCACAACCGGGCGTAAACAACTTTGCCCGCTTTGGCGACTTCCTGAAAAAAGCGCATGACGCACACGCCGTTGCCATCATTGGCGGACAAGGCGGCGGATTTCCCGCAGGCATGCACCTTACCCACACCGGCGCAATGGGATTTGATACTTACTATGAAATCCCCGTAGTCAGCATGATTGCTGAAGACGTGCAGCAGATCGGCCGATTTCTTGACCGGGGCAAGCGCGTGCGCATGCAGATCAACGTGCAGAATCGCGTGACCAGCGGCCCGGTGGATTCAGCCAATGTTGTGGGTGAAATTCGCGGCACCGAGCATCCTGAACAGGTCATCGTTGTGGGCGGCCATCTTGATTCCTGGGACTTGGCAGATGGCGCCACCGACGACGGCTGCGGCGTGGCCACAACTCTGGGCGCGGCCAAGGCCATCAAGCTAAGCGGCTTCAAGCCCAAACGCACTATCCGCTTTGTGCTTTTCACCGGTGAAGAGCAGGGCCTGCTCGGCTCGCTGGCTTACACCAAAATGCATAAGGACGAACTGCCTAACCACGTTGCCGCGCTCGTTCTGGATAACGGCCAGGGTCCCGTCGTGCGGCTCGATATGGGCGGCCACGATGACCTGATTCCGGCAGTCACAAAATTTGCCGACTCGGTAAAGTCCTTTGGTGAAGTTGAAGTCGACGACCGCACCGTCTTTGGCACTGACGCAGGGCCATTCATTCTTGCCGGGCTGCCCGGCATCAACATGGGCCAGGATTCGCCTGAATACAAATTCACGCACCACTCCGCCGTGGATACCTTTGACAAAGTAAAGCCTGACCTGCTCACCCGCGACGCCACCGTCATGGGCCTGACCGCTTTCTGGATCGCCGACCGCCCTGAGCGCCTCGCCAGCCCGTGGCCTCCGGAAAAGACCGCCAAGATGCTGGTGGAAAAACATAACGACGTGATGCTGAAGGCCTACGGGATTTGGACGTTCGGTGATTTGGGCAAGCCCGACGACAAGAAGTCCGCCGCGACGCCGAGCGGTGGAGAGAACTAGCGCTGGAAGGAACTTTGCTGGGCAGATTCTGTCAGGGATCTGCCCGCCTGTATCTTTGGAGTAGGTTCTGCCCCCATCTTAATTGAACTAGAATTATAAAAATCTTATTGGTTTAGCCTTGGCAATGCCTGTTGCCGCATCGCCGCCCTTGATGTCGTCTATTGAAAAGCACTGCTACTGTGGCCAGAGCCGGCGCTGATGGCTTTATTGAGCTACAGGTCGATCTTTGGAAAACGGAAATCTTCCAGCAATTCTGCTTGACATATCGCTAGTTCTGCCTATACTCGCACACCCCCTTAGGCCCAATAAAACTTAATCGAGCAAAGAAAGGCAAGTATGCGATTGAGATTAATTGTTTTATTGCTGTTAGTGCCATATGCCAAAGGGCAGCAGGCGATGAGCCATGAAGAACAGGTAGTACGAACAACTTATGCCCGCTTGAGTTATGCGGCCCAGGTCAATGACATCCAAACGCTGTGGATGGAAAAGGGACATCGTCAACAGATCGATCCAATCCAGTTCAAATTGCGCATGGACCAGCAACTGCGCTTCGATTTATCGGACTTCAAGGTCGGGCCGATCTCGGAAATTCTTCCCGTCAATTACAGCCAATTGGTTACCAAGCCAAGCAAACAGACTGAAATGCTGTACATTGTCAGCAGCTTGAGCGGCACATCCACTAAAGACCAATACGGCAAAATATTGAGTGAGGGCAGCTCCGCGATAGCACAAGTCCAATGGAAGCCATCGTTTGATATTGGTGAAAATTGGGACATGTCATTCGCTACGATATATCCGCTCACAGAAGAAGCGGGACAGCATCAAAAATATGCCGCGTATCAGGTCAAAGTGACCTTCCAGGGACGGAGCCGTATCTATCACGCGATGTTCTTGTTTGGCCCAAAAGACAATCCCATCCTGCCGATAGATACCGTTGCCAACCTTGGCGGCGGCGGTCTCACATTCTTTTTAAAACACGACGGGTATCCGGGAAGCTTGATCGAGGGCGAATTTGCCGCCAAAGACCCGCTGGTTCGCAACTGGCTGCGGTCACAGCAAACCGCCCAGGGCCAGCCGGGGCAGCTGAACTGTGATGCCGCGACAGGCCGTTGCTCGATTCATGAAGATGATTTCAAAAAATTGAAGCCGATCCACTTCTCGGCGCCGAAAACAAAATGGCAATCAGGCCAATACCGTTTGATGGAAGCGGGTTTTCATCCGCCGATCAAGCGGGAGCAGCCGCTTCTGCTGCAAGCGACCTGTTCGGATTACAACACCACCTTCGCCCTGCCGCTGGGGTTCTTGAATGGCAACCAATTCCATCTAGGCCCAGAGATTCATTTCGTGGATGTGACAAAATCGACCAGTTGCACTTTTACGGCCAGCGCATCATCAAGTGGGAACTGCGATACAACATGCATGGTATCAGCTGTTCCTTTAGCTGACGATGGCGAAGGATTCCTCAGTAGTTTCTGCCATCAACCCGGAGTGAATGCAGACACCAGCCATGCTACCGCTACCGGCTTTGGCACTGGTGCTTCATGCAGCGGCGCAGCTGGCGGTGCGGTCAAGGCATGCTTTGCCTGCGCATGCGGCGTAACAGTCTCTATCAGCCAAAGTGGCGTTGGAGCCACCATCACCAGTGACGGCTTCTTCCAATTCGCTGATGGCGCGAGCAACAACTGTCCAGCACAGCCTGACCCAGCGTTAGCGGGTGGCGGTGGCGGCGGATGCGCTCCTCCATCGGATGATTTCGCGCCATTAGAATGCGATCCTATCATTCTGGATCTGGATGGCCACGGATTTGAGCTCACGAGCGCCGCCAGCGGCGTGATGTTTGATATCCGCGCAACGGGAAAGCCAATCAAGATTCCATGGACAAGCGGCGCGAGCAGCACGGCATTCCTGGTCCTGGACCGCAACGGCAATGGCGCGATTGATGACGGCACGGAGTTGTTCTCGAACGTGAGCCCCCAGCCGCTCGACCCGAGTCCGAACGGCTTCAAGGCGTTGGCGCAATATGATTTGCCGGCGAACGGTGGCAATGGCGATGGCGTGATTGACGCCAAAGACCAGGTCTTTCCCTTCTTGCGCTTATGGGTTGACGCCAATCACGATGGCATCTGCCAGCCGGGAGAATTGCATACATTGGCGGACATGGACGTTTATTCTCTCAGTGTGGATTACACGCTGTCTGGGCGAAAAGACCAA is drawn from Terriglobia bacterium and contains these coding sequences:
- a CDS encoding DUF72 domain-containing protein, which codes for MNANIRIGTSGYHYKHWVGTFYPPKTPASKMLDYYVRNFDTLELNNSFYRLPSIEAFESWRDATPTNFIFAVKASRFITHNKKLKDPENALDNILPRAEHLGKKLGPVLFQLPPKWKLNLERLEGLLEILPRERRYAFEFRELSWMTPEVNRLLERHNAAFCIYELAGYHSPFDITADFAYVRLHGPEAGKYQGSYSKAQLREWARRIEQWSAKMKAIYIYFDNDQAGYAAQNALTLKKMVLGRSDTRRPAA
- a CDS encoding glycoside hydrolase encodes the protein MKTPILLLVLCSGSMLAQQLPQAPHAHVTAVTPAPGYFNEPAIAVNPKDPQQAVVAWQVPTSAAYSRDGGQTWKVAEGTTPGMYRVSGDVSLAYDAAGHAILCYIAFDKLGSTNYWARGATRNGIFIRRSLDGGQTWEHDTHTVISHESTPGIPFEDKPWIVADTAGPHAGNLYIGWTHFTLAASELMFSRSTDDGITWSSPIKISSVPGLPRDDNGALEGFHGVVGPDGALYTIWDARDGIMMATSHDGGASFSKDRLIIPAGPGYFGITGVSRSNGFPQIGMDMRGGKHGGKLYVAWSDYSNGDVDVFVASSADYGKTWSAPVRVNTDPIHNGNDQFFQWMAVDPQSGAVNLIFYDRRTDNEETTVTLARSTDSGKTFQNYTWDPDRFNAEGDFLGDYLAITAYGNKVFGAWAHQTSAEAKTERGKKTRTVLRVGTADFN
- a CDS encoding M20/M25/M40 family metallo-hydrolase — its product is MRKLLSFTAGLAMLLCFSLIGSTTGLAANPAEPAAPAQDGTMPALTAIAGQGMMSQEAYDDLEQLSDYIGGRVTGSPEAGQAIEWGLQKMRAMGLENVRAEKWQISRGWTRVSASAELVVPIHRHLSIDSMGWVGSTKQGGEEAEVVAVNSNHLEDEMKNNSASWAGKVLLIVKKGAAPTPQPGVNNFARFGDFLKKAHDAHAVAIIGGQGGGFPAGMHLTHTGAMGFDTYYEIPVVSMIAEDVQQIGRFLDRGKRVRMQINVQNRVTSGPVDSANVVGEIRGTEHPEQVIVVGGHLDSWDLADGATDDGCGVATTLGAAKAIKLSGFKPKRTIRFVLFTGEEQGLLGSLAYTKMHKDELPNHVAALVLDNGQGPVVRLDMGGHDDLIPAVTKFADSVKSFGEVEVDDRTVFGTDAGPFILAGLPGINMGQDSPEYKFTHHSAVDTFDKVKPDLLTRDATVMGLTAFWIADRPERLASPWPPEKTAKMLVEKHNDVMLKAYGIWTFGDLGKPDDKKSAATPSGGEN